The following coding sequences lie in one Streptomyces xiamenensis genomic window:
- a CDS encoding FBP domain-containing protein, with amino-acid sequence MKALTENEIRASFVNCSKGETKRLYVPLDLATRPWDELDYLGWRDPRAPDRAYLVADVGGRPQAIALRSTAPSPGRKRHSMCSICLTTRAGGVALMVAPRAGRAGKQGDSVGSYLCDDLDCSLYVRGRKDPGDGARVYETLTVEEKVRRTVDNLAAFIAKVTATP; translated from the coding sequence ATGAAGGCACTGACCGAGAACGAGATCCGCGCCTCCTTCGTCAACTGCTCCAAGGGCGAGACGAAGCGGCTGTACGTCCCCCTCGACCTGGCCACCCGCCCCTGGGACGAACTGGACTACCTCGGCTGGCGGGACCCCCGGGCGCCCGACCGCGCCTACCTGGTCGCCGACGTCGGCGGCCGTCCGCAGGCCATCGCCCTGCGCAGCACCGCCCCGTCCCCCGGCCGCAAGCGGCACAGCATGTGCTCGATCTGCCTCACCACCCGGGCGGGCGGCGTCGCCCTGATGGTCGCCCCGCGCGCCGGGCGGGCCGGCAAGCAGGGCGACTCGGTGGGCAGCTACCTCTGCGACGACCTGGACTGCTCGCTGTACGTGCGCGGCAGGAAGGACCCGGGCGACGGCGCCCGGGTGTACGAGACGCTCACCGTGGAGGAGAAGGTCCGGCGGACCGTGGACAACCTGGCCGCGTTCATCGCCAAGGTCACCGCCACGCCGTAG
- a CDS encoding TetR/AcrR family transcriptional regulator: MVRAGLTTERVVRAGAELADEVGFDEVTVSALARRLGVKVASLYSHLKNSQDLRTRIALLALEEMAERGDAALAGRSGRDALAALGDVYRDYARAHPGRYAAAQLRLDPQAAAASAGGRHARMTRAILRGYALGEPDQTHAVRLLGSVFHGYVSLELGGGFSHSAPDTQETWIRILDSLDALLRNWPAPTPVANS, encoded by the coding sequence ATGGTGCGTGCGGGGCTGACCACGGAACGTGTGGTGCGGGCCGGAGCGGAGCTGGCCGACGAGGTCGGCTTCGACGAGGTGACCGTCTCCGCGCTCGCCCGCCGCCTCGGCGTCAAGGTCGCCAGCCTCTACTCCCACCTGAAGAACTCCCAGGACCTGCGGACCCGCATCGCGCTGCTGGCCCTGGAGGAGATGGCCGAGCGTGGCGACGCCGCCCTCGCCGGACGGTCCGGGCGCGACGCGCTCGCCGCCCTCGGCGACGTCTACCGCGACTACGCCCGCGCGCACCCCGGCCGCTACGCCGCCGCCCAGCTGCGCCTGGATCCGCAGGCCGCCGCGGCCAGCGCCGGTGGCCGGCACGCCCGGATGACCAGGGCGATCCTGCGCGGGTACGCGCTGGGCGAGCCGGACCAGACGCACGCCGTGCGGCTGCTGGGCAGCGTCTTCCACGGCTACGTCAGCCTGGAGCTGGGCGGCGGCTTCAGCCACAGCGCTCCCGACACCCAGGAGACCTGGATCCGGATCCTGGACTCCCTCGACGCCCTGCTGCGCAACTGGCCCGCCCCCACGCCCGTCGCGAACAGCTGA
- a CDS encoding AAA family ATPase, translated as MDGRDDAQDVSVNSVSGQVRADTIVQARHVIMNLDPAPPARPRPLPREVRPPLGPFVNRAAELTRLAALLETGRHRDGRVVVVVTGLGGIGKTSLLGHWIHALDRELHSPDGDLYVDLAQHRRDGAVDIGAVLTDLLRSLEGEGAGPPASLPAREKRFRTLTAERRLLLFVDGVLNASEVLPLLPTRGVLVVAARRALPGLALRADLTLTVGPLDGAAGTDLVRTLVGPADTTAPEELLELVRLCAGHPQALFAVSELLADQGGFGETGAEILTRLRDARRRMGELSVSQVFDAAFADFPPAARQAYLLLGVHPGATFTKDLVTRVAGPAAGAGLRELARSHLAGPAKETGWFRLNDLVREHAADRARRELTAADRERLLRAVVDDYVTLAAAADALVLGDRYRIAPPPGGPSPFSGREAAVGWLDAERSNLLAVQRAAYESGWYEPVWRLSESLWALHHGRLLYADWLEANRLGLEAARWEGRTPAQVRILNQLARYHHAMADQSADGEEARAHRASARELLSVAEELFGAAGGDGPGGPDGADGADGPGPVPPVLRGVIWETGGLLWVADGQPRRALPLFARALAANEAAGDRHGVAVQTYNLAQAHLAAGDLPAATAALEDALAVVERTGDDPMRSRIGIVLAKAALAADDARTALRHATTAAQWAARLGQHPKLDQALTLVIGAAERLGDTALRTAAQARRSALRQDG; from the coding sequence ATGGATGGCCGCGATGACGCCCAGGACGTGTCCGTCAACTCCGTCTCGGGGCAGGTCCGGGCGGACACCATCGTCCAGGCGCGGCACGTCATCATGAATCTGGACCCCGCCCCGCCGGCCCGCCCCCGGCCGCTGCCGCGCGAGGTACGGCCGCCGCTGGGGCCGTTCGTCAACCGCGCCGCCGAACTCACCCGGCTGGCGGCCCTGCTGGAGACCGGCCGGCACCGGGACGGCCGCGTGGTCGTGGTCGTCACAGGGCTCGGCGGGATCGGCAAGACCTCGCTGCTGGGCCACTGGATCCACGCCCTGGACCGGGAACTGCACTCCCCGGACGGGGACCTGTACGTCGATCTCGCCCAGCACCGGCGGGACGGGGCGGTGGACATCGGGGCGGTGCTGACGGACCTGCTGCGTTCGCTGGAGGGGGAGGGCGCGGGCCCGCCCGCCTCGCTGCCGGCCCGCGAGAAGCGGTTCCGCACCCTCACGGCGGAACGGCGGCTGCTGCTGTTCGTGGACGGCGTGCTCAACGCCTCCGAGGTACTGCCGCTGCTGCCCACCCGGGGCGTTCTGGTGGTGGCCGCCCGGCGCGCGCTGCCCGGTCTCGCGCTGCGGGCGGATCTGACCCTGACCGTGGGGCCGCTGGACGGCGCCGCCGGAACGGATCTCGTCCGCACCCTGGTGGGGCCGGCGGACACGACGGCGCCGGAGGAGCTGCTCGAACTGGTGCGGCTGTGCGCCGGGCATCCGCAGGCGCTGTTCGCTGTGAGCGAACTCCTTGCCGACCAGGGCGGATTCGGCGAGACCGGCGCCGAGATCCTCACCAGGCTCCGCGACGCGCGCCGACGGATGGGAGAACTGTCGGTGTCCCAGGTCTTTGACGCGGCGTTCGCCGACTTTCCGCCGGCCGCGCGCCAGGCCTATCTGCTGCTCGGCGTCCACCCCGGTGCGACTTTCACGAAGGACCTGGTCACCCGCGTCGCGGGACCGGCCGCCGGGGCGGGGCTGCGCGAGCTGGCCCGGTCGCACCTGGCAGGGCCCGCCAAGGAGACCGGCTGGTTCCGGCTGAACGATCTCGTACGCGAGCACGCCGCCGACCGCGCCCGGCGGGAGCTGACCGCCGCCGACCGCGAACGGCTGCTGCGCGCCGTCGTCGACGACTACGTCACGCTGGCGGCGGCAGCGGACGCGCTCGTGCTCGGCGACCGCTACCGCATCGCGCCGCCGCCCGGCGGCCCCTCCCCCTTCTCCGGCCGGGAGGCGGCGGTGGGCTGGCTGGACGCGGAGCGCAGCAATCTGCTGGCGGTGCAGCGGGCGGCGTACGAGAGCGGCTGGTACGAGCCGGTGTGGCGGCTGAGCGAGTCGCTGTGGGCGCTGCACCACGGGCGGCTGCTGTACGCGGACTGGCTGGAGGCCAACCGGCTCGGTCTTGAGGCCGCCCGCTGGGAGGGGCGGACACCCGCGCAGGTGCGGATACTCAATCAGCTGGCGCGCTACCACCACGCGATGGCCGATCAGAGCGCGGACGGCGAGGAGGCGCGGGCGCACCGGGCCTCGGCCAGGGAACTGCTGTCGGTGGCGGAGGAACTCTTCGGCGCCGCCGGCGGGGACGGCCCGGGTGGTCCGGACGGCGCGGACGGCGCGGACGGTCCGGGTCCGGTGCCGCCGGTGCTGCGCGGGGTGATCTGGGAGACCGGCGGGCTGCTGTGGGTGGCGGACGGCCAACCGCGCCGGGCCCTGCCGCTGTTCGCCCGCGCACTCGCGGCCAACGAGGCGGCCGGCGACCGGCACGGTGTGGCGGTGCAGACCTACAACCTGGCCCAGGCCCACCTGGCCGCCGGGGACCTCCCGGCCGCGACGGCGGCGCTGGAGGACGCGCTGGCGGTGGTGGAACGGACCGGTGACGACCCGATGCGGTCCAGGATCGGCATCGTGCTGGCCAAGGCGGCGCTGGCGGCGGACGACGCCCGGACGGCACTGCGGCACGCGACCACGGCCGCCCAGTGGGCCGCCCGCCTGGGCCAGCACCCCAAGCTGGACCAGGCCCTGACCCTGGTGATCGGGGCGGCGGAGCGCCTGGGAGACACCGCGCTGCGCACGGCGGCGCAGGCCCGGCGGAGCGCGCTGCGCCAGGACGGCTGA
- a CDS encoding restriction endonuclease yields MGGKRQNQRNRRKRQVRRNRWGATGIAVVAAVVIFWPYTLIALGAAALGALGWWLWRRDRRARAADREFRAADRRARARATVAALDILSWREFEEHVAWLCRRDGCGQVEVTGRAGDLGADVTALLPDGRRLVVQCKQYRADRSVGSADMQKFLGTVYQHHRADLAVFVTTAGAFTRQALELATQQRVLAIHRDYLGLWNSGTPLLDLIAVNGAGQGRRERRKGG; encoded by the coding sequence ATGGGCGGAAAGCGGCAGAACCAGCGGAATCGGCGGAAGCGGCAGGTGCGGCGCAACCGGTGGGGCGCCACGGGGATCGCGGTGGTGGCGGCGGTGGTGATCTTCTGGCCCTACACGCTGATCGCGCTCGGCGCCGCCGCGCTCGGGGCACTCGGCTGGTGGCTGTGGCGGCGCGACCGGCGGGCCAGGGCGGCGGACCGGGAGTTCCGCGCGGCGGACCGGCGCGCGCGGGCGCGGGCCACGGTGGCGGCGCTGGACATACTGAGCTGGCGGGAGTTCGAGGAGCATGTCGCCTGGCTGTGCCGCCGCGACGGCTGCGGCCAGGTCGAGGTGACGGGGCGGGCCGGTGACCTGGGCGCCGATGTGACGGCGCTGCTGCCGGACGGGCGGCGGCTGGTGGTGCAGTGCAAGCAGTACCGGGCGGACCGCTCGGTGGGCAGCGCGGACATGCAGAAGTTCCTGGGCACGGTGTACCAGCACCACCGGGCGGACCTGGCGGTGTTCGTGACCACGGCGGGGGCGTTCACCCGGCAGGCGCTCGAACTGGCGACGCAGCAACGGGTTCTGGCCATTCACCGCGACTATCTGGGGCTGTGGAACAGCGGTACGCCGCTGCTCGACCTGATCGCGGTCAACGGGGCGGGACAGGGCCGGCGTGAACGGCGCAAGGGCGGGTAA
- a CDS encoding NUDIX hydrolase produces MTSNAEYAASRHAVWVCATALMTDPWGRVLLVRPSYRDTWLLPGGGVEAGELPSEGCRREVWEETGLTRTPGAALAVDHVSPRIEGLPEDLPFPGEFHTVFDGGTVGSADAARIRLPAGELEDHAFLDAAEAADRMAGPDARRMLAALRARLGGTGTVYLQDGRHTGPRPPLEEHSVITRVVRGHDWPWRTDRPVAHRTPVTQVWGWLFAPDGRVVILVDPKEGVVLLPGGTVEAQDGPDPVRTLTREAYEEARLTVGEARWLGWVHSPAGPERALARMAGRVTAIGPRGVDPATGLRYHRLLATPAQAAELLGWGPAARHQAAEAARIAAERWGIPYATDRPVTEVDA; encoded by the coding sequence GTGACCTCCAACGCCGAGTACGCCGCCTCCCGGCACGCCGTATGGGTGTGTGCCACCGCGCTGATGACCGACCCGTGGGGGCGGGTGCTGCTCGTACGGCCCTCCTACCGCGACACCTGGCTGCTGCCGGGCGGCGGAGTGGAGGCGGGCGAACTGCCCAGCGAGGGCTGCCGGCGCGAGGTGTGGGAGGAGACCGGCCTCACCAGGACACCGGGTGCGGCCCTCGCCGTCGACCACGTCAGTCCGCGCATCGAGGGGCTGCCCGAGGACCTGCCGTTCCCCGGTGAGTTCCACACGGTCTTCGACGGCGGCACGGTCGGGTCCGCCGACGCGGCGCGCATCCGGCTGCCCGCCGGCGAACTGGAGGACCACGCGTTCCTCGACGCCGCCGAGGCGGCCGACCGGATGGCTGGCCCCGACGCCCGCCGCATGCTGGCCGCGCTGCGCGCCCGGCTCGGCGGCACCGGCACCGTCTACCTCCAGGACGGCCGGCACACCGGCCCGCGCCCTCCGCTGGAGGAGCACTCGGTGATCACCCGGGTCGTGCGGGGACACGACTGGCCCTGGCGCACCGACCGCCCCGTGGCGCACCGCACCCCCGTGACCCAGGTGTGGGGCTGGCTGTTCGCCCCGGACGGGCGGGTGGTGATACTCGTCGACCCGAAGGAGGGCGTGGTCCTGCTCCCCGGCGGAACGGTGGAGGCGCAGGACGGCCCCGACCCGGTGCGCACGCTCACCCGCGAGGCGTACGAGGAGGCCCGGCTCACCGTCGGCGAGGCGCGCTGGCTGGGCTGGGTCCACTCCCCGGCGGGCCCGGAACGGGCGCTGGCCCGCATGGCGGGGCGGGTGACCGCGATCGGCCCGCGCGGTGTCGACCCGGCCACCGGGCTGAGGTACCACCGGCTGCTCGCCACCCCGGCACAGGCCGCCGAACTCCTGGGCTGGGGGCCGGCCGCACGCCACCAGGCGGCCGAGGCGGCCCGGATCGCCGCCGAACGCTGGGGCATCCCGTACGCCACGGACCGTCCCGTCACGGAGGTCGACGCATGA
- the aztD gene encoding zinc metallochaperone AztD, with amino-acid sequence MRKKRIAASVAVLAASALVLGACGSSEDSSAAKEADKPQDSAPPTVQAAEPLVVTYDGGLLVLDGTTFEVVGDLPLDGFNRINPAGDDQHVLVSTSTGFQVLDAVGARLTGAEFAGEKPGHVVRHGDRTVLFADGTGEVTLFDPHDLGGDGLPDTDTYQSAEAHHGVAVELESGDLLVTLGNEESRVGAMVLDAGGEEIARSEECPGVHGEAAAKDDVIVIGCEDGVLVYRDGAFTKVDSPTAYGRIGNQAGSDESTVVLGDYKQDKDAELERPEQISLIDTVDGSLKLVDLGTSYTFRSLARGPHGEALVLGTDGRIHVIDPEAGEVTDTIPVIDAWEEPLEWQQPRPAIFVRDHTVFVTEPGSKELHAVDIHSGEVLNSVELPQVPNELSGVVGAAGH; translated from the coding sequence ATGCGGAAGAAGAGAATCGCCGCGTCGGTGGCCGTGCTGGCCGCCTCGGCCCTCGTCCTCGGCGCCTGCGGATCCTCCGAGGACAGCAGCGCGGCAAAGGAGGCCGACAAGCCGCAGGACAGCGCGCCGCCCACCGTCCAGGCCGCCGAACCGCTGGTCGTCACCTACGACGGCGGGCTGCTCGTCCTGGACGGCACCACGTTCGAGGTCGTCGGGGACCTCCCGCTCGACGGCTTCAACCGGATCAACCCGGCCGGTGACGACCAGCACGTGCTGGTCTCCACCTCCACCGGGTTCCAGGTCCTGGACGCGGTCGGCGCCCGGCTGACCGGCGCCGAGTTCGCGGGCGAGAAGCCGGGCCACGTCGTCCGGCACGGCGACCGCACGGTGCTGTTCGCGGACGGCACCGGCGAGGTCACCCTGTTCGACCCGCACGACCTGGGCGGGGACGGCCTGCCGGACACCGACACCTACCAGTCCGCCGAGGCCCACCACGGTGTCGCCGTCGAGCTGGAGAGCGGCGACCTGCTGGTCACCCTCGGCAACGAGGAGAGCCGTGTCGGCGCCATGGTCCTGGACGCCGGCGGCGAGGAGATCGCCCGCAGCGAGGAGTGCCCCGGCGTCCACGGCGAGGCCGCGGCCAAGGACGACGTCATCGTGATCGGCTGCGAGGACGGCGTCCTCGTCTACCGCGACGGCGCGTTCACCAAGGTGGACAGCCCCACCGCGTACGGCCGGATCGGCAACCAGGCCGGCTCGGACGAGTCCACCGTGGTCCTCGGCGACTACAAGCAGGACAAGGACGCCGAACTGGAGCGCCCCGAGCAGATATCCCTCATCGACACCGTCGACGGTTCGCTGAAGCTCGTCGACCTCGGGACCAGCTACACCTTCCGCTCCCTGGCACGCGGCCCGCACGGCGAGGCCCTGGTCCTGGGAACCGACGGCCGGATCCACGTCATCGACCCGGAGGCCGGCGAGGTCACGGACACCATCCCGGTGATCGACGCCTGGGAGGAGCCGCTGGAGTGGCAGCAGCCGCGCCCGGCGATCTTCGTCCGTGACCACACCGTCTTCGTCACCGAGCCGGGCAGCAAGGAACTGCACGCCGTGGACATCCACTCGGGCGAGGTGCTGAACAGCGTCGAACTGCCGCAGGTGCCCAACGAACTGAGCGGCGTGGTCGGCGCGGCCGGCCACTGA
- the aztC gene encoding zinc ABC transporter substrate-binding protein AztC, whose translation MRAHTIRAGLAALAAALGLGLLGTGCSTAAEDRAGVVVTTNILGDITQRIVGDQAEVTVLMGAGTDPHSFGISARQAAGIESAALLVYNGLGLEEGVLRHVEAAAGTGTPTLEVGAGIDPLPYTSDAMAGEPDPHFWTDPARVATAVGLIADQVTERVPGVDPEAVRANSEAYLAELDELDVWMTQQFAGIPDERRSLVTNHHVFGYLADRYAFDVVGAVIPSGTTLASPSAADLESLAGAIRESGVPAIFVDAEQPDRLARVLAEETGLHVDVVPLFSESLSAPGGGAETYLDLMRSNTEAIVTGLR comes from the coding sequence ATGAGGGCGCACACGATCCGCGCGGGCCTCGCGGCGCTGGCCGCGGCCCTCGGGCTCGGGCTGCTCGGCACCGGCTGCTCCACCGCCGCCGAGGACCGGGCCGGGGTAGTGGTCACCACCAACATCCTCGGCGACATCACCCAGCGGATCGTCGGCGATCAGGCCGAGGTCACCGTCCTGATGGGAGCCGGAACCGACCCCCACTCCTTCGGAATCTCCGCCCGCCAGGCCGCCGGCATCGAGAGCGCCGCACTGCTCGTGTACAACGGCCTCGGCCTGGAGGAAGGCGTCCTGCGGCACGTGGAGGCGGCGGCCGGAACCGGCACCCCCACGCTGGAGGTCGGCGCCGGCATCGACCCCCTCCCGTACACCTCCGACGCCATGGCCGGGGAGCCCGATCCGCACTTCTGGACCGACCCCGCCCGGGTCGCCACCGCCGTCGGTCTCATCGCCGACCAGGTGACCGAGCGGGTCCCGGGCGTCGATCCGGAGGCGGTCCGCGCCAACAGCGAGGCGTATCTCGCCGAACTCGACGAGCTGGACGTCTGGATGACGCAGCAGTTCGCCGGCATCCCGGACGAGCGCCGCAGCCTGGTCACCAACCACCACGTCTTCGGCTACCTCGCCGACCGCTACGCCTTCGACGTCGTCGGCGCCGTCATCCCCAGCGGCACGACGCTCGCCTCACCGTCCGCCGCCGACCTGGAATCCCTGGCCGGCGCCATCCGGGAATCCGGCGTCCCCGCGATCTTCGTCGACGCCGAACAGCCCGACCGGCTCGCCCGGGTGCTCGCCGAGGAGACCGGACTGCACGTCGACGTCGTACCCCTGTTCTCGGAATCCCTGAGCGCCCCCGGCGGCGGGGCCGAGACCTACCTCGACCTGATGCGTTCCAACACCGAAGCCATCGTCACCGGCTTGCGGTAA
- a CDS encoding PQQ-binding-like beta-propeller repeat protein, giving the protein MLAATLPALLLAGCASPDDETAPGTEEENGTEAAESTPHGYVEGAEEAAEPQSRLVLADAATGEIRVLDLITEEITDVGHAQEPTGIRGDGRYGYLTAADGSVQIVDSGAWTVDHGDHAHYYRAAIALGETLPAGTVPYKDAEVTVADGTVRAPGVDEPCAAPTGTAVTRAGLVLGCADGALLITAAEKESGTEEAEFTAERLPYPDGTAEDERAGAFRHRAGSTTLAATAVNGEGFWTLDVLTGQWKFTADDSVIAVNAVGNGGVVLALTDGGELLSLDPDSGEVIARTELPGDSVEVDSSRAYVSDVAGQKVHEIDYADDLRIARTFDLDIAPSHMVETGR; this is encoded by the coding sequence ATGCTCGCGGCAACCCTGCCCGCGCTGCTGCTGGCCGGGTGCGCCTCGCCCGACGACGAGACCGCGCCCGGAACGGAGGAGGAGAACGGGACCGAGGCCGCCGAGTCCACTCCGCACGGCTATGTGGAGGGCGCCGAGGAGGCCGCCGAACCGCAGTCCCGGCTGGTCCTCGCCGACGCCGCCACCGGTGAGATCCGTGTGCTCGACCTGATCACCGAGGAGATCACCGACGTCGGCCACGCCCAGGAGCCCACCGGGATCCGCGGCGACGGCCGGTACGGATATCTGACGGCCGCCGACGGCTCCGTCCAGATCGTCGACAGCGGTGCCTGGACCGTCGATCACGGCGACCACGCGCACTACTACCGCGCCGCCATCGCCCTGGGCGAGACCCTCCCGGCCGGCACGGTCCCCTACAAGGACGCCGAAGTGACCGTCGCGGACGGCACCGTACGGGCGCCCGGCGTCGACGAGCCGTGCGCCGCCCCCACGGGCACCGCCGTCACCCGGGCCGGACTCGTCCTCGGCTGCGCCGACGGCGCGCTGCTGATCACGGCGGCGGAGAAGGAAAGCGGCACGGAGGAGGCGGAGTTCACCGCCGAGCGGCTCCCGTACCCGGACGGTACGGCGGAAGACGAGCGGGCCGGCGCGTTCCGGCACCGGGCCGGCAGCACCACGCTGGCCGCCACCGCGGTGAACGGCGAAGGCTTCTGGACCCTCGATGTCCTCACCGGACAGTGGAAATTCACCGCCGACGACTCCGTCATCGCCGTGAACGCCGTCGGGAACGGGGGCGTGGTGCTCGCGCTCACCGACGGAGGGGAACTGCTGTCCCTCGACCCCGACAGCGGCGAGGTGATCGCACGGACCGAACTGCCGGGAGACAGCGTTGAGGTGGACAGCAGCCGTGCCTATGTCAGTGATGTGGCGGGGCAGAAGGTTCATGAGATCGATTACGCGGATGATCTCCGGATAGCCCGCACCTTCGACCTCGACATCGCTCCCTCCCACATGGTGGAGACCGGGCGATGA
- the aztB gene encoding zinc ABC transporter permease AztB — protein sequence MEWLLEPFAVSFVQRALWGGILVSLICALAGTWVVLRGMAFLGDAMAHGMLPGVALASLLGGSLLIGAAASAGAMAFGVTVLGRSKRISRDTGIGLLFVGMLSLGVIIVSRSQSFAVDLTGFLFGDVLAVRDGDLVFLAVALGCAALVAVLGHRAFLALAFDARKAHTLGLRPRWAHGVLVGLVTLAIVASFHVVGTLLVFGLLIAPPAAAALWARRVPLIMLGAALLGALSTAAGLVISWHAGTAAGATIAAVAVGLFFASALATLAKSLLEKRAHS from the coding sequence ATGGAGTGGTTGCTCGAACCGTTCGCGGTGTCCTTCGTTCAACGGGCGCTGTGGGGCGGGATCCTCGTTTCGCTGATCTGTGCCCTGGCCGGCACGTGGGTCGTGCTGCGCGGCATGGCCTTCCTCGGCGACGCGATGGCGCACGGGATGCTGCCGGGCGTCGCACTGGCCTCGCTGCTCGGCGGGTCCCTGCTGATCGGGGCGGCGGCCAGCGCCGGGGCGATGGCGTTCGGGGTGACCGTGCTGGGGCGTTCGAAGCGGATCTCCCGGGACACGGGGATCGGGCTGCTGTTCGTCGGCATGCTGTCGCTCGGCGTCATCATCGTCTCGCGCTCGCAGTCGTTCGCGGTCGACCTGACCGGCTTCCTGTTCGGCGACGTGCTCGCGGTGCGGGACGGGGACCTGGTCTTCCTGGCCGTGGCGCTGGGATGCGCGGCGCTGGTGGCCGTGCTCGGCCACCGGGCCTTCCTGGCCCTGGCGTTCGACGCCCGCAAGGCGCACACCCTGGGGCTGCGGCCGCGCTGGGCGCACGGGGTGCTGGTCGGCCTGGTGACGCTGGCGATCGTCGCGTCCTTCCATGTGGTCGGCACGCTGCTGGTGTTCGGGTTGCTGATCGCCCCGCCCGCCGCGGCGGCGCTGTGGGCACGGCGGGTTCCGCTGATCATGCTCGGCGCGGCGCTGCTCGGTGCCCTGTCGACGGCCGCGGGCCTGGTCATCTCCTGGCACGCGGGGACGGCCGCCGGGGCCACGATCGCCGCTGTCGCGGTGGGGCTGTTCTTCGCCTCCGCGCTCGCCACCCTCGCCAAGTCCCTGCTGGAAAAGAGAGCTCATTCATGA
- the aztA gene encoding zinc ABC transporter ATP-binding protein AztA, whose protein sequence is MPVTLHEVTADYAGHRALHGVSASLPAGRVTALTGPNGSGKSTLLNLLAGTLTPTSGTLTYARPCRPAYVIQRSAVPDTLPLTVRETVAMGRWADRGPWRRLTRADRVIVDECLDRLGIAHLARRQLGGLSGGQRQRALIAQALAQRSPLLLLDEPTASLDAEAQRQITATLSRIAAEDGTTVVHATHHPDEAAAADLVLTLRAGHLR, encoded by the coding sequence ATGCCGGTCACACTCCACGAGGTCACCGCCGACTACGCGGGCCACCGCGCCCTGCACGGCGTCAGCGCCTCCCTTCCCGCCGGCCGGGTCACCGCGCTCACGGGCCCCAACGGCTCCGGCAAATCAACCCTGTTGAACCTGCTGGCCGGTACCCTCACCCCCACCAGCGGCACCCTCACGTACGCGCGCCCCTGCCGCCCCGCGTACGTCATCCAGCGCAGCGCGGTGCCGGACACCCTCCCTCTCACCGTCCGCGAGACCGTCGCCATGGGCCGCTGGGCGGACCGCGGACCCTGGCGCCGGCTGACCCGCGCCGACCGCGTGATCGTGGACGAGTGCCTGGACCGGCTGGGCATCGCCCACCTCGCCCGCCGCCAACTCGGCGGCCTCTCCGGCGGTCAGCGCCAGCGCGCCCTGATCGCCCAGGCCCTGGCACAGCGTTCCCCGCTGCTCCTGCTGGACGAACCCACCGCGTCCCTGGACGCCGAGGCCCAGCGGCAGATCACCGCGACCCTGTCCCGGATCGCGGCGGAGGACGGCACCACCGTCGTCCACGCCACCCACCACCCGGACGAAGCGGCGGCGGCGGACCTGGTGCTCACCCTGAGGGCAGGGCACCTGCGCTGA